The following nucleotide sequence is from Candidatus Zixiibacteriota bacterium.
AGGACGGCGTGCGTGCGCGGATACAGCGCCGCAGAAAACTGGTACGGAATTTCGTTGAAACGGGAAACGACACTGTCCTGGGTATCAAGGGCAGCCTGAAAACCAATGCCGGCGGCACGTACCTCAGGTGAGAGTGCCCCCAACATGGCGCTGAAGATAAGAATTGAAAAGGCTACGACAGCCCGAAATCGCACTGGTATCTCACGTGCTCAGTTCATTCAGTTCTTTAGAAAGGGATCGATACGCTTTCCTCCTGTCGTTTAGAACTTGCCGATCTGCTGGACTTCTTCTTCCAGCACGATACCAAACCGGTCTTTGACCCGCTGTTTCATTATATCGGCCAATTGGCGAATCTCTTTCGAGGTTGCATGGCCGTCGTTGACGATGATATTGGCGTGCTTCTCATACACTCTGGCGCCACCGACTTTCAACCCCTTCACACCGGCCTCATCAAGCAGACGCCCGGCGGGCAGCTTCCCGTATTTTTCTTTGGCATCGGGAATATTCTTGAAGAAACAACCGGCTGTGAGTGACGATGGATGTTTGGTTTCGCGCTGGGCCAGGATATCATCAACTTTCTTCTTGATCTGCCCCCGTTCCCCTTTGGTCAGCCGGATGCGGGTATCGACAACCACCTCGTGGCTTGTTTTGAGATAGGAGTCGCGGTAGCCAAAACGACAGTACTCAGGCGGGGCACTCTTCACTTTGCCGTCGCGCGTCACGATCGTGACGCCGGTAACGACCGAGCCGATCTCCACACCAAATGCTCCCGCGTTGCCGTAGACGGCGCCACCTACCGTTCCCCAGATACCGGCCAGAAACTCGATGCCGGTAAGTGCATGTTCAGTGGCAAAGTTGACCAAGTCCATAAGGTCCTCACCGGCCCCCACTTTGATCTCACAATCGCCGGAAAGAGCGATCCCCCTGACATCAACCTTGATAATAAGCCCGTCGAATCCGTCGTCGGAGATAAGGAGGTTGCTGCCGCCGCCAATAACAAAACACGGGATGCCAAGACGTGTAGCCTCGGTTATACCACGGGTGATCTCTGCTGCCGATTCGGCCGCGAGGAAATAGCGAGCCGGTCCGCCGGTATTGTAGCTGGTCAATGGGGCCATGTCTTTGGCAAACTCCAAGTTGGGTCCAAAAGCAGCCAGCAAAGTGGCAATGGGGAGAGCGGGCGCGGCGGTTCCTCTTTCGACCATGATGTTGCCTTTCAATATAGGGCCGATTTCTCCCGAATCAAGCCAAAATCATCACTTACGGCGGCTCAGGGCGCTATTCCCCAGCAGTATTATACACCCGTCTGTGTACGTTCGACTTTCGCCGTGCAGAACTCCACTACTGCTCCTTATCGGTCCGGTTCCGATCCGGCTCCAGTCTGGGGAGCGCCCGACGAATCCTGACCTGCCGTGTCATGATCCGATTTTTGGTCTTTCTTCTGCTCGTCAACGAAGTTCATGCGCAATTCGAACAGGACATGGTCGAGAAGCTTCTTCTCATCGGGGGTCAGATTCCCCTGCGTTTTCCGTCCGATCATCTCCAGTATATCGATCGTCCCTTTGGCCATGACCATGTCACGGTTGATCTGGCCATCGAGCGGCGAGGCGACTTTTCCCAACTGCTGGACGGCTGCCGCCTGTAATGACAGGACGAGTTGGTAGAACGGCATATCAAACTGGTCATCACTCATCGATAGCTCCTAAGACTTATTGAAAGAGGTGCCATGCTACAAAATATCTAAAACATCTTCATTGCGTGTCGCATCGAGCGGAGTCGAGATGCATTGTCTTTCAAATAGTTAGCATCATCCAGTGTGAAACCGTGTCTCGACTGCGCTCGACACGACACACATGGGCAGGGATTTTCAACACTCTCCTAACGGCGGGTACTGCGCCCTTGTTTTGTCCGGTAGTTCATCCGCCCCCAAGCGCGATATCGCGACGGGAAGCAGATTCGTTGAGATATGAAAACAGTGCGCGGTAGGGTGTGTCAAGGCTCTGTTGGTCGCGAAACAGCCGCTCAAGCAGGGCACGGGCGGATTCAAGCAGATCACGGTCAGGCCCCAGATGAGCCGCGCGGAGTTCAGGGAGACCCGATTGGCGGAGCCCGAATATCTCGCCGGGACCGCGCAGTTCGAGATCGGCCTCGGCAATAGCGAAACCATCGGAATTGGTTACGAAGTACTCGAGGCGCTGGCGGGCCAGGTCAGAGATTGGCTGGCCGGCGAGGGCAACCACGGTGGCCTGTTTTTCCCCGCGGCCGACCCGCCCGCGAAGTTGATGCAGTTGTGCCAGACCAAACCGCTCAGCGTGCTCGATGATAAGGATAGTCGCGTTCGGGTTATCCAGACCAACCTCAATGACCGTGGTGGCAAACAGGGCTTGGATCTCCCCTTCGCGGAATTGGCGGAGAATTTCGTCACGCTCTTTCGGTTTGACACGTCCGTGAACCATGGCGGTGCGGTAGTTGCGAAAGGTGCCGTTCGAGAGTTCCTCGAATGAATCCTCAACATTGAGCAGCTCGGTCTGCTCTGACTTTTCGATGAGCGGGTAGATGATGTATGCCTGACCCCCCTTGTCGAGTTCCCCTTTGACGAACTCATGGACTTTGTCACGGGCATCAGCGGCGCGCCAGGCGGTGCGAATCGGTTTGCGTCCGGGCGGTAGCTCGTTGATGGTGGAAATATCGAGGTCGCCGTAAAGCGTCAGTGCCAGCGTGCGCGGGATCGGTGTGGCGGTCATGACCAGAAGGTCTGGCGTGTCCCCTTTGGCGTACAGCTTGCCGCGCTGTTCGACTCCGAACCGGTGTTGTTCATCGATAATGACAAGGCCAAGGCGAGGGAAGGTTACATAGTCATAGATCAAGGCGTGGGTGCCGAACAACAGGTCGATCTCACCGTCAGCGCAATGCTGGGCGGTCCGTTTCTTCTGGACACTGGTCAGACTCGAAGTGATAAGCGCCGAGCGGACCCCGATTTCGGCAAGCGGTTTCTGCCAATTGCGGAAATGCTGTTCGGCGAGGATTTCGGTGGGAGCCATAAAGGCGCACTGCATGTTGTTCTCGGCGACATAAATGGCGGCAGTCACCGCGACGACAGTCTTGCCGCAGCCGACATCTCCCTGAAGCAGACGGGACATGGGGTGCTGGCGTTGAAGATCGGCGAATATCTCTCGCACGACCTTTTTCTGCTCGTTGGTGAGCGGGAACTGAAGGTCCGCCTTGAACGCTTTGAGCTTCTCCCCCGGCTCGGCGTAAGTGTGCTTCTTGACCGTTATCTCCTTTTTCCCCTTGTTGCGATATACGAAGAACTGGAGTTCAAGAAGCTCGTCGAATGCCAGACGCCGACGGGCCAGCTCGATTTGGTCGCGATTCTCCGGGTAGTGGATTCGCGCAATAGCATCGTGCAGCGGCATGAGATTGACGCGTGTGCGTTCAGGCACTGGGAGCGGATCGGACACTCGTTCGTCGAGGTTCTCGAAGATAAACGTGGTCGCCTGGCGCATCCCTTTGCTGTTCAGGCCGACACTGGTGAGCTCCGAGGTTTGCGGATAGACCGGGATGATCCGTCCAGCGTGAATCATTTTGTCGGTGTTGTCTTCGAGGCGCTCGAGATCCGGGTGGACGATCTGCAGGCCCATGAAATAATTGACCACGCCAGTGGCAGCAAACAGTTGACCCTTCTTAAAGTAGCGCTGCCAGTACTGGATGCCGGCAAACCAGATGAGGGCGATGCCGCCGGTGTCGTCTTGTAGTATTACCTCGTATCGTTTCCGTTTGCCGTGCAACAAGCCGTGCGCTTTGACTTCGCCGATGATGGTAACGGTCTGGCCGACCTGCAGACTGGCGATGGTGGTGACGTTGGTGCGGTCGAGATAGTGGCGCGGGAAATAATGCAGCAGGTCGTTGACGGTGACCAGGCCGTGTTTGGCGAGCACATCACCGCGACGAGGTCCGACCCCTTTGACGTACTGCAGCGGCGAATCGAGACGGAGGTTTGGCATGGGGTAAGTAAGGTCGGTTTGAGAGGTGGGGTCAATTACTTTTGGATTGCTGTGGATGTCAAGACCCTGACCAGCGGATCTCCTCCCCTGGGGTCTTGACCTACATGGACAGAGATCGTTATGTTGCACCCGGAAGCGGATGCCGTCTGGTGGCGGTCCCGGCCTTCAAAGCCGTGCGGGGGGCAATAGCATTGTCCCTGGTGGGTTCGATTCCTACCCCTTCCGCCAGTATCGTCGATACTATTACCGCTCCGCGTCTAAAGACGATGGTGTCAATCCGATGGATTCGATTGCAGAGCGTTTGCCACACGCGCAATCATTGTCAAGACCCCTACCTCCGTTAGTACCTCTGGCGGGGTCTTGACCTACAAGAAGCTCTCAGATCGTCAGCCGAATACCATTCGCTGGTTTTCAATCTGCATCGGATTGCCGATTTGGTGGCAAATAATCTGTACAATTGTCCCAAGCGGACTCTCGGCAATTCATTGCCATTCAGCAAGTTGTGGTGTCTGCTCGGAATTACTGGAGCCCGGCCCGGCACTTGCACTTAGAGGCAACAGAAGAATACCGCATACTCAGATGGAGACTGCCATGAAAAAAGCTCTGCTTGCCGGAATCGTCATCATGATCCCGTCCATGATCCTTCTCTCAGGGGGATGCGATAAAGAGAAGATCGTCAACTCCAAGGAATATATCCACGACATCGAGTATATCCAGCTTCCACCGGACACTGTCCTGTTCATCGACACTGTTTACAACAACGATTCGGTGATCATCACCCGCACCGACACGATACGCATACATGACACGGTGCGGACAACGGTGTACGTCTATGATACGATTACCACCGTACATAATTTCTACGACACGGTCGTGGTTCATGACACGGTCGTACGTACTCTTTACGCCCCGAATTCTCCCCATGCCGTGGCGGCCATGGAATACCAGACCGACCCGCTGGTACTTGATTTCATTCTGCAGCAGTTTGGAATGACCGATGGATGGGTGTACTATTTGTCGCCATCGCAGATGGAAATCGTCCAAGTCTCGACGAATGTGTACGACATTTACGCCTATGTCGACTACTGGGCGGCCGATTTTTCAGGCTATTACCCGCTAGAGGTGTACTGGCGACTGACCTATACCAGCGGCGACCCGGCCAATCCAAACAACTGGCAGATGACCGACCCACCAGCGGCGGTAGCAGGTCACAAACCCGGTATTGCAGCGTCAAGCAAAGCAGCACCGGCCCAGCTTCTGAACCGATGAATTTTTGCCCAAAAGGGTAGTGTCAGGCCCCCGATCCAAGATTACGTTCCGGATGGGGGCTTGACCTACGCCATAACGGCCCTTCTCAAAAAAAAGTCTTGACATAGAGTCAACAGGTCAATAAACTCGGTCTCTCAGAGACAATAATAATCGCAACTGTCCAACGCAGGAGAGGCGCGCCCGAGAGCGCGACGATCTGCCCGGGAGGCAACTGTGTCGGAAACGACCAACATATCCGTGCGCCGGAAATCCACCCGGTCCGACAATTCCCAGCATCGTCGAGGCAGTCATGCCGCGTAGCCGCGTTTCCTCCCTGTTTCATTGCGTAAACAAGACCGGCCGCACCGGC
It contains:
- a CDS encoding DUF1844 domain-containing protein, yielding MSDDQFDMPFYQLVLSLQAAAVQQLGKVASPLDGQINRDMVMAKGTIDILEMIGRKTQGNLTPDEKKLLDHVLFELRMNFVDEQKKDQKSDHDTAGQDSSGAPQTGAGSEPDR
- the murB gene encoding UDP-N-acetylmuramate dehydrogenase → MKGNIMVERGTAAPALPIATLLAAFGPNLEFAKDMAPLTSYNTGGPARYFLAAESAAEITRGITEATRLGIPCFVIGGGSNLLISDDGFDGLIIKVDVRGIALSGDCEIKVGAGEDLMDLVNFATEHALTGIEFLAGIWGTVGGAVYGNAGAFGVEIGSVVTGVTIVTRDGKVKSAPPEYCRFGYRDSYLKTSHEVVVDTRIRLTKGERGQIKKKVDDILAQRETKHPSSLTAGCFFKNIPDAKEKYGKLPAGRLLDEAGVKGLKVGGARVYEKHANIIVNDGHATSKEIRQLADIMKQRVKDRFGIVLEEEVQQIGKF
- the recG gene encoding ATP-dependent DNA helicase RecG; amino-acid sequence: MQHNDLCPCRSRPQGRRSAGQGLDIHSNPKVIDPTSQTDLTYPMPNLRLDSPLQYVKGVGPRRGDVLAKHGLVTVNDLLHYFPRHYLDRTNVTTIASLQVGQTVTIIGEVKAHGLLHGKRKRYEVILQDDTGGIALIWFAGIQYWQRYFKKGQLFAATGVVNYFMGLQIVHPDLERLEDNTDKMIHAGRIIPVYPQTSELTSVGLNSKGMRQATTFIFENLDERVSDPLPVPERTRVNLMPLHDAIARIHYPENRDQIELARRRLAFDELLELQFFVYRNKGKKEITVKKHTYAEPGEKLKAFKADLQFPLTNEQKKVVREIFADLQRQHPMSRLLQGDVGCGKTVVAVTAAIYVAENNMQCAFMAPTEILAEQHFRNWQKPLAEIGVRSALITSSLTSVQKKRTAQHCADGEIDLLFGTHALIYDYVTFPRLGLVIIDEQHRFGVEQRGKLYAKGDTPDLLVMTATPIPRTLALTLYGDLDISTINELPPGRKPIRTAWRAADARDKVHEFVKGELDKGGQAYIIYPLIEKSEQTELLNVEDSFEELSNGTFRNYRTAMVHGRVKPKERDEILRQFREGEIQALFATTVIEVGLDNPNATILIIEHAERFGLAQLHQLRGRVGRGEKQATVVALAGQPISDLARQRLEYFVTNSDGFAIAEADLELRGPGEIFGLRQSGLPELRAAHLGPDRDLLESARALLERLFRDQQSLDTPYRALFSYLNESASRRDIALGGG